From Armatimonadota bacterium, a single genomic window includes:
- a CDS encoding M48 family metallopeptidase — protein MRIKNQTKRLFLNLALFAASVAAMGADFTNEDLQKMVRELEAVAGHPGDYNWPIECRVEKNDQVNAYATAIDKKDGKKPQATMVVFTGLVDLAKGDLNLIRAVVAHEVAHLELGHCRSLSPAARDLSNLWTRQQEHAADIQGAILLQKAGYKKQHMVDMLMMLDKMRARKGDWLGRLTADHADPKARAAEIADNKDVMRSLLMFDVGLAYMDCRRYKLAADFFAKASELEPKLTEAYVNEAYCRLYNYYDYVPRDVRTTWFTPDFGPVLTEITSGVRGVEIGVEDLARYKLAVLTIGIAKIKAPSHPMVAELEALAKVLDPEAGHSAQMLEGARAFEDMANKTSDKAAKLRYAANAGVGFQRGGDLQKAYDVMIVAQKQSDFYNAALAESIGRIKVTNRAKETASLAVDVMATWLARTPQASPYWQSVKKNLDEVCKELSIDVPKLETTPIYLCKVVSIFHSGKEVGMFMPQDDLFTLFGKADLALSFDERYPDLMEIRWSSGDFAVFTERGKALRLTSYTDGDYLYLRPKERTIQGVFQIKVGMTEEEFGKILNVKGGASLDLAKGGKIEKWLYYPGMNMGVYLDGGKIKGITVTAVEDE, from the coding sequence TTGAGGATCAAAAACCAAACGAAGCGACTTTTCCTAAACCTTGCGCTTTTCGCCGCCTCGGTGGCAGCAATGGGCGCCGACTTTACCAACGAGGACCTGCAAAAGATGGTCCGCGAGCTGGAGGCCGTCGCCGGCCATCCAGGCGACTACAACTGGCCGATCGAATGCAGGGTCGAGAAGAACGACCAGGTCAACGCCTATGCCACGGCGATCGACAAGAAGGACGGCAAGAAGCCGCAGGCCACGATGGTGGTGTTTACCGGGCTGGTGGACCTCGCCAAGGGCGACCTGAACCTGATTCGGGCGGTCGTGGCCCATGAGGTCGCTCACTTGGAGCTCGGACACTGCCGGTCTTTGTCTCCAGCGGCCAGGGACCTCTCCAATCTATGGACGCGCCAGCAGGAGCACGCGGCCGACATCCAAGGCGCCATCCTGCTTCAAAAGGCCGGCTACAAGAAGCAGCACATGGTCGACATGCTCATGATGCTGGACAAGATGCGGGCCCGCAAGGGCGATTGGCTGGGAAGGCTCACCGCAGACCACGCGGATCCCAAAGCCCGAGCCGCCGAGATCGCCGACAACAAGGACGTCATGCGCTCGCTGCTGATGTTCGACGTCGGCTTGGCCTACATGGATTGCCGACGCTACAAGCTGGCCGCCGACTTTTTCGCCAAAGCCTCGGAGCTCGAACCCAAGCTTACCGAGGCCTATGTCAACGAGGCTTATTGCCGACTCTACAACTACTACGACTACGTGCCCAGGGACGTGAGGACCACCTGGTTCACGCCCGACTTTGGGCCGGTGCTAACGGAAATCACTTCAGGCGTTCGCGGCGTCGAGATCGGTGTGGAAGATCTTGCCCGCTACAAGCTTGCCGTTTTGACGATCGGCATCGCCAAGATCAAGGCGCCCTCGCATCCGATGGTGGCCGAGCTCGAAGCGCTCGCCAAGGTCTTGGACCCCGAAGCGGGGCACTCTGCCCAAATGCTCGAGGGTGCGCGGGCCTTTGAGGACATGGCCAACAAGACGTCGGACAAGGCCGCGAAGCTCCGCTATGCCGCCAATGCAGGTGTCGGATTCCAAAGGGGGGGCGACCTGCAAAAAGCCTACGACGTAATGATCGTCGCTCAGAAGCAAAGTGACTTCTACAATGCCGCGCTTGCCGAGAGCATCGGGCGCATCAAGGTGACCAACCGTGCCAAAGAGACCGCATCGCTGGCGGTGGACGTGATGGCGACCTGGCTTGCTCGGACGCCTCAGGCCAGCCCCTATTGGCAGTCCGTAAAGAAGAACCTCGACGAGGTCTGCAAGGAACTGAGCATCGACGTTCCGAAGCTGGAAACGACGCCGATCTATCTGTGCAAGGTCGTTTCGATCTTCCACAGCGGCAAAGAAGTCGGCATGTTCATGCCGCAAGATGATCTCTTCACCCTGTTCGGCAAGGCGGACTTGGCGCTTTCCTTCGACGAGCGTTACCCCGACCTCATGGAGATCCGCTGGTCGAGCGGCGACTTTGCGGTGTTCACCGAGCGGGGCAAAGCGCTGAGGCTCACTTCCTACACGGACGGAGACTACCTGTATCTCCGCCCGAAAGAGCGGACCATCCAGGGGGTCTTCCAGATCAAGGTTGGGATGACCGAAGAGGAGTTCGGGAAGATTCTGAACGTCAAAGGTGGGGCTTCGCTCGACCTGGCCAAGGGTGGCAAGATCGAAAAGTGGCTCTACTACCCCGGAATGAACATGGGCGTTTACCTTGATGGCGGCAAGATCAAAGGGATCACGGTGACGGCGGTCGAGGACGAGTAA
- a CDS encoding metallophosphoesterase codes for MEHYVPTRRSILLGSLALGGRVLSSGRRHNAPILEGSRVRFGVITDVHHGLANRTEARLEEFLIACEKRELDFIIQMGDFNHPVPEAQGFLKLWHSHKGQRWGVLGNHDMDMGSKKQALDNWQLKSRYYSFDSGFLHFVVLDANFFRVEQGNARLQSRSWSASLQTRESHPRPCGVESDGDSESRGPYASLETRVPSGLVPYENGNWYRGGITASWIDPEQIEWLASDLKATRKPTVVFVHQPLDDIWEGGSVPNRVEVRKVLEESGKVVAVLQGHNHQDASETRNGILYWRVNSASYAWVGEKYGRMADYDRSLFAFVEIGDMGTKGQRDQGTAPWEAKGEGRRAKGVGPGSEVRGPGSHHPITSSSHHLHFSVEGRRGIFEGDSPFTRGVPNFHRFSPSITSVRVEI; via the coding sequence ATGGAGCACTACGTGCCCACGCGGCGGTCCATTCTGCTGGGCAGTTTGGCTTTGGGGGGTCGGGTGCTGAGTTCCGGCCGACGCCACAACGCCCCCATCCTCGAGGGTTCAAGGGTTCGTTTTGGCGTTATCACCGACGTCCACCATGGCCTGGCCAACCGGACCGAGGCGCGTCTGGAGGAGTTCCTGATCGCCTGTGAAAAGCGAGAGCTCGATTTCATCATCCAGATGGGCGACTTCAACCACCCGGTCCCCGAGGCACAGGGCTTTCTCAAGCTCTGGCACTCGCACAAGGGTCAGCGATGGGGAGTGCTCGGCAACCACGATATGGACATGGGCTCCAAGAAGCAAGCCCTGGATAACTGGCAGCTCAAGAGCCGCTATTACAGCTTCGATTCAGGTTTTTTGCACTTCGTCGTGCTGGACGCGAATTTCTTCCGAGTGGAGCAAGGGAACGCGAGACTCCAGTCTCGCTCATGGAGTGCGAGTCTCCAGACTCGCGAAAGCCATCCCCGGCCTTGCGGCGTGGAATCGGATGGCGACTCAGAGAGTCGCGGACCCTATGCGAGTCTGGAGACTCGCGTTCCTTCCGGGCTTGTCCCTTACGAAAACGGCAATTGGTACCGCGGCGGCATCACGGCAAGCTGGATCGACCCCGAGCAGATCGAATGGCTGGCCTCCGATCTGAAGGCGACCCGCAAGCCCACCGTCGTTTTCGTCCACCAACCGCTCGACGACATCTGGGAAGGCGGGTCGGTGCCCAACCGCGTCGAGGTCCGCAAGGTGCTGGAAGAGAGCGGCAAGGTCGTCGCCGTCCTGCAAGGGCACAACCACCAGGACGCCAGCGAAACGCGCAACGGCATCCTCTATTGGCGGGTGAACAGCGCCAGCTACGCCTGGGTCGGGGAGAAATACGGCCGCATGGCGGACTACGACCGGAGCCTGTTTGCGTTTGTGGAGATTGGGGACATGGGGACGAAGGGACAAAGGGACCAGGGGACGGCGCCCTGGGAGGCGAAGGGCGAAGGACGAAGGGCGAAGGGGGTGGGTCCGGGGTCCGAGGTCCGAGGTCCGGGATCTCATCATCCCATCACTTCCTCATCCCATCATCTCCACTTCTCAGTCGAGGGCCGACGCGGCATCTTCGAGGGCGATTCACCGTTCACGCGAGGCGTGCCGAACTTCCACCGGTTTTCACCGAGCATCACAAGTGTTCGCGTTGAGATCTGA
- a CDS encoding S-layer homology domain-containing protein yields the protein MKRMLTLSLGAAMVASVTPALGQAFPDTPENHWAYQAVLGAKAAGFLVGYPDGMFRGPRPASRYEMAAALYALYMNLKGVSDGLAAQYNALNEKIGKMGGGSTEGLATKAEVKAVMDALDALKRQMPGQGKDFTADIDALKKMTSTFEKELASQGVDVEATKKGIEDLSKRVKALEERKMPVDIHGDLNFWMGSGYGTDDETGITFDGRPTTGAENGFAKNLRMGHEASMTISGNNDNGPKWWATFVTGNLTEFDGSAIFGNQSHVLDGEGWSEPKTDFYVQNAGIQFNTSLFGQDFNATVGRVGFKAGPYFFQRPDNTPYFSNERWDNGQWIFDGAIFDFHFGSSTFTLFGGRDGGDWDNLQTSNGVPINTMMAGSAGHIFDPTTTGLDERPRGYGNHNGIMVDEHLGARFSIPLGEKGKANFNYMIFDQNGTTFIGSSTTVNRAIVFGGDFNYMFGENLSIDGGYSQSNLNSDSTNVIDGDNAAYWANLGYKGNKFSVKAGYKSIDPQFYAPGSWGRIGIWWNPTDIKGFYGSVMFDLSEKLSLGVYGAMYEGSETTINGVTGLTGDDTINHYKAHLNYKVNDAWNLMIGGEFVNWDLAARGSFDGGKPEERWYNIGLKYNMGENAWLSFLWQISDYDSKGTSGFNPFFSSATKAKGGFLTSQASIKY from the coding sequence ATGAAGCGAATGCTTACGCTCTCACTCGGCGCAGCCATGGTTGCGTCGGTGACACCTGCCCTCGGGCAGGCTTTCCCGGACACTCCGGAAAACCACTGGGCCTACCAGGCCGTTCTCGGCGCGAAAGCTGCCGGATTCCTGGTGGGTTACCCGGACGGTATGTTCCGAGGTCCCCGACCCGCAAGCCGCTATGAGATGGCTGCGGCTCTCTATGCGCTGTACATGAACCTCAAGGGCGTCTCCGACGGTCTTGCCGCTCAGTACAACGCTCTCAACGAAAAAATCGGCAAGATGGGCGGAGGTTCCACCGAAGGCTTGGCCACCAAGGCTGAAGTCAAAGCGGTGATGGACGCTCTGGACGCTCTCAAGCGGCAGATGCCCGGACAAGGTAAGGACTTTACCGCCGACATCGACGCCCTGAAGAAGATGACCTCCACCTTTGAGAAGGAACTCGCTTCCCAGGGTGTGGACGTCGAAGCCACCAAGAAGGGTATCGAAGATCTCAGCAAGCGCGTGAAGGCTCTTGAAGAGAGAAAGATGCCGGTCGACATTCATGGCGACCTCAACTTCTGGATGGGCAGCGGCTACGGCACCGACGACGAGACGGGCATCACCTTTGATGGCCGCCCGACGACTGGCGCCGAGAACGGCTTTGCGAAGAACCTTCGCATGGGCCACGAAGCCTCTATGACCATCTCGGGCAACAACGACAACGGACCCAAGTGGTGGGCCACCTTCGTGACGGGCAACCTCACGGAGTTCGATGGCAGCGCCATCTTCGGGAACCAGTCGCACGTGCTCGATGGCGAGGGTTGGAGCGAGCCCAAGACGGACTTCTACGTTCAGAACGCCGGGATTCAGTTCAATACCAGCCTGTTCGGCCAGGACTTCAATGCGACCGTCGGCCGCGTTGGCTTCAAGGCCGGTCCGTACTTCTTCCAGAGGCCGGACAACACGCCGTACTTCTCCAACGAGCGTTGGGACAACGGCCAGTGGATCTTCGACGGCGCGATCTTCGACTTCCACTTCGGAAGCTCGACCTTCACGCTGTTCGGCGGCCGCGATGGCGGAGACTGGGACAACCTCCAGACGTCCAATGGCGTTCCGATCAACACGATGATGGCCGGCAGCGCCGGGCACATCTTCGATCCGACGACCACGGGTCTCGATGAGCGACCTCGCGGATACGGCAACCACAACGGCATCATGGTCGACGAGCACCTCGGCGCTCGCTTCAGCATCCCGCTGGGCGAGAAGGGCAAGGCGAACTTCAACTACATGATCTTCGATCAGAATGGTACGACGTTCATCGGCTCGTCTACCACGGTCAACCGAGCCATCGTGTTCGGCGGTGACTTCAACTACATGTTCGGTGAGAACCTGAGCATCGACGGCGGCTATTCGCAGAGCAATCTCAATAGCGACAGCACGAACGTCATCGACGGCGACAACGCTGCCTACTGGGCCAACCTCGGCTACAAGGGCAACAAGTTCTCGGTCAAGGCCGGTTACAAGAGCATCGACCCGCAGTTCTATGCGCCGGGCTCTTGGGGACGCATCGGCATCTGGTGGAACCCCACCGACATCAAGGGCTTCTATGGCTCGGTGATGTTCGACCTGAGCGAGAAGCTCAGCCTGGGTGTCTACGGCGCCATGTATGAGGGATCCGAAACGACGATCAACGGCGTGACGGGTCTCACCGGCGACGACACCATCAACCACTACAAAGCTCACCTGAACTATAAGGTCAACGACGCTTGGAACCTCATGATTGGCGGCGAGTTCGTCAATTGGGACCTCGCGGCTCGCGGCTCGTTCGATGGTGGCAAGCCTGAGGAGCGATGGTACAACATCGGCCTCAAGTACAACATGGGCGAGAACGCCTGGTTGAGCTTCCTGTGGCAGATCAGCGACTACGACAGCAAGGGAACCTCGGGCTTCAACCCGTTCTTCTCGAGCGCCACGAAGGCCAAGGGTGGGTTCCTCACCTCTCAGGCCTCGATCAAGTACTAA